The following coding sequences lie in one Psychrobacter arenosus genomic window:
- the parC gene encoding DNA topoisomerase IV subunit A, with the protein MSDVIISDTSDLLASEPMDTRSVAEFTEQAYLNYAMYVIMDRALPHISDGLKPVQRRIVYAMSELGLKSTAKPKKSARTVGDVLGKYHPHGDSACYEAMVLMAQPFSYRYPLITGQGNWGSPDDPKSFAAMRYTEAKMSAYANTLLAELGQGTVDWQDNFDGSLQEPVTLPARLPNILLNGTTGIAVGMATDIPPHNLNEVVRAAIRLLKNPELSVKQLTQSIPAPDLPTKAEIITSKKDLQNIYETGRGSYKMRAVYHVDKKEKNLVIIDALPHQVSGNKIQEQIAKLMTDKKLPWIVDIHDESDHENACRIVLELKSTRVDVDRVMSHLFASTDLESNYRVNMNMIGLNGKPQVKNLKEILEEWLVSRRSVVTRRIEYRLDKIDKRLHILAGLLIAYLNIDEVIRIIREEDDPKAVLMADYDLSDIQANAILDIRLRQLAKLEEIELRREQDELAAERAKLQELLDNPDSLTNLMIEELTADMKEHGNERMSTVVERDEATALKESDLIPSEPITAILSQAGWIRAAKGHDVDATSMSFRSGDSYQAHVQGKSNEKIYIMDSTGRSYSIDAHTLASARGQGDPLTSVLKPAAGAKFEQLLTGDNEQKVILASSQGYGFINTLGNLETNQKAGKNVINIANDARLLTVSAINLGTNSNADTAASPAHDQIAVVTSAGYLLIFPIDDLPEQARGKGNKLINLKPDEEVLAVTSLHHEDSLTVTAGKRHVTLKPMDLANYTGKRGNRGGQLPRGFQNVTSVEVAE; encoded by the coding sequence ATGTCTGATGTCATTATTTCCGATACCTCTGATCTTCTCGCCAGCGAACCTATGGATACCCGCTCTGTTGCGGAATTCACTGAGCAGGCTTATTTGAACTATGCCATGTACGTCATCATGGACCGCGCACTGCCGCATATCTCCGACGGCTTAAAGCCGGTACAGCGCCGTATTGTCTATGCAATGAGTGAGTTAGGTCTAAAGTCGACAGCTAAGCCCAAAAAATCCGCTCGTACAGTCGGTGATGTATTGGGTAAATATCACCCACACGGTGACAGCGCTTGTTACGAAGCTATGGTGTTGATGGCGCAGCCGTTTAGCTACCGTTATCCTCTTATCACTGGTCAAGGTAACTGGGGTAGTCCTGATGACCCGAAGTCTTTTGCCGCCATGCGTTATACCGAAGCGAAGATGTCCGCTTATGCCAATACTCTACTGGCTGAACTCGGCCAAGGAACGGTTGACTGGCAAGATAACTTTGATGGCTCGCTCCAAGAACCGGTTACCCTTCCCGCCCGCCTGCCCAATATCTTACTGAATGGCACTACGGGTATCGCCGTAGGTATGGCAACGGATATCCCACCACATAACCTTAACGAAGTGGTGCGAGCGGCGATTCGCCTGTTGAAGAATCCAGAATTGTCGGTTAAGCAACTGACCCAGTCTATTCCGGCGCCAGATCTCCCGACTAAAGCAGAAATCATTACTTCAAAAAAAGACTTACAGAATATTTACGAGACCGGTCGTGGCAGTTATAAAATGCGCGCGGTCTATCATGTCGATAAAAAAGAGAAAAATCTGGTCATCATCGATGCCCTACCGCACCAAGTTTCGGGTAATAAAATCCAAGAGCAAATCGCTAAGCTAATGACGGACAAAAAACTCCCGTGGATTGTGGATATCCATGACGAGTCAGATCATGAGAATGCTTGCCGTATCGTGCTTGAGCTTAAGTCTACTCGCGTCGATGTGGACCGGGTGATGAGCCACTTATTTGCCAGTACGGATTTAGAGAGTAATTACCGCGTCAACATGAACATGATTGGGCTTAACGGTAAACCGCAAGTCAAAAATCTTAAAGAAATCTTAGAAGAGTGGCTGGTAAGTCGTCGTTCTGTAGTCACGCGCCGTATCGAATATCGTTTGGATAAAATTGATAAGCGCCTGCACATTTTGGCGGGTTTATTGATTGCTTATCTCAACATCGATGAAGTGATTCGCATTATTCGTGAAGAGGATGATCCGAAAGCGGTATTAATGGCCGATTATGATTTGAGCGACATTCAAGCAAATGCCATCTTAGATATTCGTTTGCGTCAATTAGCGAAACTAGAAGAAATCGAACTGCGCCGCGAGCAAGATGAGCTGGCAGCAGAACGCGCGAAACTGCAAGAGCTGCTAGACAATCCAGACAGCCTAACCAATCTTATGATTGAAGAGCTGACTGCCGATATGAAAGAGCATGGCAACGAGCGTATGTCTACGGTGGTCGAGCGTGATGAAGCGACAGCCCTTAAAGAGTCAGACTTAATTCCTAGCGAGCCGATCACCGCTATCTTGTCACAGGCGGGTTGGATTCGTGCGGCCAAAGGTCACGATGTCGATGCTACGAGTATGAGTTTCCGCTCAGGCGACAGTTATCAAGCGCATGTACAGGGCAAGTCGAACGAGAAAATCTATATCATGGACAGCACGGGGCGCAGTTACAGCATTGATGCGCATACCTTAGCGTCGGCGCGCGGTCAGGGTGACCCCCTCACCAGCGTCTTAAAACCGGCTGCTGGGGCTAAATTTGAGCAACTGCTAACGGGCGATAACGAGCAGAAAGTTATTTTAGCCAGCTCGCAAGGCTATGGTTTTATTAATACGCTAGGCAATCTTGAGACCAATCAAAAAGCCGGTAAAAATGTCATTAATATTGCCAATGATGCTCGTCTACTAACCGTTAGTGCTATCAATCTTGGTACGAATAGCAATGCCGATACGGCGGCTAGTCCAGCTCATGACCAAATCGCGGTAGTGACCTCAGCCGGCTATCTGCTCATCTTCCCGATTGATGATTTGCCAGAACAGGCACGCGGTAAAGGGAATAAGTTGATTAATTTGAAGCCAGACGAAGAAGTGTTGGCGGTTACCTCATTGCATCATGAAGACAGCCTAACAGTGACGGCAGGCAAACGTCATGTCACGCTCAAACCAATGGACTTGGCGAACTATACGGGCAAACGTGGCAATCGTGGTGGTCAACTGCCTCGCGGCTTTCAGAATGTGACTAGTGTTGAGGTGGCTGAATAG
- a CDS encoding vWA domain-containing protein has protein sequence MATAVSAGLFLAGCSTPNSAETRARSEPVSSPVQAKPTPSYQSAPVIAAAVSRADASLIRNSSYPVMPAPQPKDRDNYQDQTANPVHRTAESAVATLSIDTDTGSYANVRRYLNEGQLPPADAVRAEELINYFSYSLSDGKRLGNAPFVVATEVVDSPWDKATQDNKIVKVGIKAVDSKWSEKSTNAALPPANLVFLVDVSGSMDSRDKLPLAQAALKLLTQQMRAQDTISIVTYSGRTDVVLPATTGDKKSKILAAIEGLRAAGSTNGEDALKLAYRQASQNMQKDGINRILMLTDGDFNVGISDVDEMLDLVKSQRDKGISLSTVGFGRGNLNDYMMEQMADNGNGNYSYIDSLTEAKKVFSDELAATFNTVAKEVKIQVEFNPSVISEWRLIGYENRVLAEEDFNNDKVDAGELGAGKAVIALFEVTPVGKPGLYSERRYGSSEVKTPKTNLNELGYLKVRYKDPAGGASKLLNLPIANSSRPLTSAHTDTQFAIAVAGFAQRLGQGQYINNWHYTDSGKLAEQSLTKAVNSDNDGTRRGFIELTQLASALEQVK, from the coding sequence TTGGCCACTGCTGTGAGTGCCGGCTTATTCTTAGCGGGATGTAGTACCCCAAACTCAGCAGAAACTAGAGCACGCAGTGAGCCAGTATCTAGCCCAGTCCAAGCAAAGCCTACGCCCTCCTACCAGTCTGCACCTGTCATCGCAGCCGCAGTGAGCAGGGCAGATGCTAGCCTGATTAGAAACAGCAGCTATCCAGTGATGCCCGCCCCGCAGCCAAAAGACCGCGATAATTACCAAGACCAGACGGCCAACCCTGTGCATCGTACGGCAGAGTCCGCAGTAGCGACCTTATCGATCGATACTGATACGGGCAGCTATGCCAATGTGCGCCGCTATCTTAACGAAGGTCAACTGCCCCCTGCAGATGCTGTCCGTGCAGAAGAGTTGATAAATTATTTTTCCTACTCGCTTAGTGATGGTAAAAGGTTGGGCAATGCGCCCTTTGTAGTGGCTACCGAAGTCGTCGATTCGCCATGGGATAAAGCAACTCAAGACAATAAAATTGTCAAAGTGGGGATTAAGGCGGTCGATAGTAAATGGTCAGAAAAGTCGACCAATGCTGCGCTACCGCCAGCCAATCTAGTGTTCTTAGTCGATGTTTCCGGCTCGATGGACAGCCGCGATAAACTGCCTTTAGCCCAAGCGGCCTTAAAACTGTTAACGCAGCAAATGCGCGCACAAGATACGATTAGTATCGTGACTTATTCAGGCCGCACAGATGTCGTATTACCAGCGACTACAGGCGATAAAAAATCTAAGATATTGGCGGCTATTGAGGGGTTACGAGCAGCTGGTTCCACCAATGGTGAAGACGCCTTAAAACTGGCATATCGGCAGGCCAGTCAAAATATGCAAAAAGACGGTATTAACCGCATACTCATGCTGACCGATGGTGACTTTAACGTGGGTATTAGCGATGTGGATGAGATGCTCGATTTGGTCAAATCACAACGCGATAAAGGCATTTCGTTATCCACCGTAGGCTTTGGTCGTGGCAACTTAAACGATTATATGATGGAGCAAATGGCGGATAACGGCAACGGCAATTACAGCTATATTGACAGCTTAACTGAAGCCAAAAAAGTGTTTAGCGATGAGTTGGCGGCGACCTTTAATACGGTCGCCAAAGAGGTCAAAATCCAAGTAGAGTTTAATCCCAGTGTGATTTCTGAGTGGCGATTAATCGGTTATGAAAACCGGGTGTTGGCCGAAGAAGATTTCAATAATGATAAGGTCGATGCGGGCGAGTTGGGTGCAGGTAAAGCGGTCATTGCCCTGTTTGAAGTCACGCCAGTCGGCAAGCCTGGGCTGTATAGCGAGCGCCGTTATGGCAGCAGCGAAGTTAAAACCCCGAAAACCAATTTGAATGAGTTGGGTTATTTAAAAGTTCGTTATAAAGATCCCGCAGGAGGCGCCTCTAAACTGCTCAATCTACCTATCGCTAACAGTAGCCGACCTCTAACTAGCGCCCATACCGATACTCAGTTTGCGATAGCTGTAGCCGGATTCGCGCAACGCTTAGGCCAAGGACAATATATTAATAATTGGCATTATACGGACAGTGGTAAGCTTGCCGAGCAAAGTCTCACCAAAGCAGTGAATAGCGATAATGATGGTACTCGTCGTGGCTTTATTGAGTTAACACAATTAGCTAGCGCGTTAGAGCAAGTAAAATAA
- a CDS encoding AMP-binding protein, which yields MDNQDTLIRRNGKVWLKTYQELDMTYDIELPPEDTSLIDVFEESLAKHKQKKAYVCMNTELSFADLDLYSRQIAAYIQSLGLKKGDKVAVMMPNILQMPITVLGVLRAGCVLVNVNPLYTSKELEHQLSDSEAKALFIVENFAKTYQDIGKKLVDHVVIAAMGDMMGTLKGLLVNTVVRHVKKMVPAYSIKGSVTFKKALNKYGANKYKRPTDIGLNDLAMLQYTGGTTGVAKGAMLTHKNLVANLIQCDTFLGSAFDEYENGPKQPVIMTALPLYHIFSFTVCGMFGLRRGCLGLLVPNPRDGASLIKAYTDYPPAFFPAVNTLFNALANSDVFKALDHSNLKLSMGGGMAVFKDTAAKWEEITGNVIIQGYGLSETSPVASANPLALTEFTGTIGVPMPGTEMVILDEEGNEVELGERGEISVRGPQVMKGYWKREDATDEVMTKDGYFRTGDIGIMTDTGYFKIVDRKKDMILVSGFNVYPNEVEDVMSAHPKILECGVIGIEDERSGEVPKIYVVRSDDSLTEEEVLQYGKDNLTAYKRPRYVAFIDELPKSNVGKILRKEIRVIEEQSQQKKAAS from the coding sequence ATGGACAATCAAGACACACTCATACGCCGTAATGGTAAGGTATGGTTGAAAACCTACCAAGAACTAGACATGACCTACGACATTGAGTTGCCACCTGAAGATACCTCTTTAATCGATGTCTTTGAAGAAAGCTTAGCCAAGCATAAGCAAAAAAAGGCTTATGTGTGTATGAACACTGAGCTGTCTTTCGCTGATTTAGACCTTTACAGCCGTCAAATCGCTGCCTACATACAGTCATTAGGTCTGAAAAAAGGCGATAAAGTAGCGGTAATGATGCCCAACATCCTACAGATGCCGATCACCGTACTAGGGGTCTTGCGCGCCGGCTGTGTCTTAGTCAACGTCAACCCGCTATATACGTCAAAAGAGCTTGAGCATCAATTGTCTGACTCTGAAGCTAAGGCGCTATTCATCGTTGAAAACTTCGCCAAAACCTACCAAGATATTGGCAAAAAATTAGTTGACCATGTGGTTATCGCTGCTATGGGCGATATGATGGGCACGTTAAAAGGCTTGCTAGTCAATACCGTCGTGCGCCACGTCAAAAAAATGGTTCCGGCTTATAGCATTAAAGGCAGCGTGACTTTCAAAAAAGCCTTGAATAAATATGGGGCTAATAAATACAAGCGCCCAACTGATATCGGTCTTAATGACTTAGCGATGCTGCAATACACTGGTGGTACCACTGGGGTTGCCAAAGGCGCCATGCTAACGCATAAGAATTTAGTGGCGAACCTGATTCAGTGCGATACTTTTTTAGGCAGTGCTTTTGATGAGTATGAAAACGGGCCTAAGCAACCGGTTATCATGACCGCCTTACCGCTGTACCATATTTTCTCATTTACCGTCTGCGGTATGTTTGGTTTACGCCGTGGTTGTCTCGGACTTTTGGTACCGAACCCACGCGATGGCGCCAGCTTAATCAAAGCTTATACCGATTATCCCCCTGCTTTCTTCCCAGCCGTTAATACCTTATTTAATGCGTTAGCCAATAGCGACGTCTTTAAAGCCTTGGATCATAGCAACCTAAAGCTATCGATGGGTGGTGGTATGGCGGTATTTAAAGATACCGCAGCTAAGTGGGAAGAAATTACTGGTAACGTCATTATTCAAGGGTACGGCTTGTCTGAAACCTCACCAGTTGCTAGTGCCAACCCATTGGCGTTAACCGAGTTTACCGGTACGATTGGCGTACCAATGCCTGGTACTGAGATGGTTATCTTGGATGAAGAAGGCAATGAAGTAGAGCTAGGTGAGCGCGGTGAAATCAGTGTTCGCGGTCCGCAAGTTATGAAAGGCTATTGGAAGCGCGAAGATGCGACCGATGAAGTTATGACGAAAGATGGCTATTTCCGTACGGGTGATATCGGCATCATGACCGATACCGGTTACTTCAAGATTGTTGACCGCAAAAAAGATATGATTTTAGTCTCTGGCTTTAACGTTTATCCTAACGAAGTCGAAGATGTCATGAGCGCGCATCCAAAAATCTTAGAATGTGGCGTCATTGGTATTGAAGACGAGCGCAGCGGGGAAGTGCCGAAGATTTATGTGGTACGCTCAGATGACAGCTTGACGGAAGAGGAAGTCTTGCAGTATGGTAAAGACAACTTAACTGCCTATAAACGCCCCCGTTATGTTGCTTTCATCGATGAGTTGCCAAAATCTAACGTAGGTAAAATCTTACGTAAAGAGATTCGCGTCATCGAAGAACAAAGCCAACAAAAAAAGGCAGCTTCATAA
- a CDS encoding AMP-binding protein codes for MTQQTDATDVKANDEQNTAKPPVYKAEPYPKTPDIPSDRPWLESYERYGIPAQIDIPADDSSLLDIFERNFSRYGNKKAFTCMGASLTFHELDLYSRQIAAYLQSLGLKKGDKVSVMMPNVLQYPIVALGVIRAGFTLVNVNPLYTSRELSHQLEDSDTKALFIIENFATTFTEAEHKSGVEHVIVCSMGDMLGFFKGTLTNLVVRHVKKMVPAYNIPKSIRFKEALNKVSASQYRRPDVDLSDVALLQYTGGTTGVAKGAMLTHGNLAANMLQISALMNSAFEDDVTSEDVILAALPLYHVFSFTVCGLYPMYQGYNSLLIPNPRDLEDLIKQIDKYKPAFLPAVNTLFNGLVQQESFKKLDFSHLKAAIGGGMSVLPSVAKEWHEITGLPIVEGYGLSETSPVVAFNPMTIAEFTGKIGIPASNTDVILIDDDENEMPIGERGEICVKGPQVMLGYQNRPDETDKTFTKSGYLKTGDIGIMDEKGFIKIVDRKKDMILVSGFNVYPNEIEEAMSEHPNVLECGAIGIPSESRGEDPKIFVVKKGEVTEKELLDFGKKNLTGYKRPRSVQFVDELPKSNVGKILRKELRKMEGLE; via the coding sequence ATGACGCAACAAACTGACGCAACTGATGTAAAAGCCAACGACGAGCAGAACACGGCTAAGCCACCTGTCTATAAAGCTGAGCCCTATCCTAAAACCCCGGATATTCCGAGCGACCGTCCTTGGTTAGAATCATATGAGCGCTATGGCATTCCTGCACAGATTGATATACCGGCAGATGACAGCTCATTATTGGATATCTTTGAGCGTAATTTCAGCCGCTATGGCAATAAAAAAGCCTTTACTTGTATGGGCGCCTCGCTAACTTTTCATGAGTTGGATTTATACAGCCGTCAGATTGCCGCTTATTTGCAGTCATTAGGACTAAAAAAAGGCGATAAAGTTAGCGTCATGATGCCCAACGTTTTACAGTATCCTATTGTCGCGCTAGGGGTGATTCGTGCGGGTTTTACTTTGGTCAATGTAAACCCGTTATATACCAGCCGTGAACTGTCGCATCAATTAGAGGACAGTGATACTAAAGCCTTATTTATTATCGAAAATTTTGCGACTACTTTTACGGAAGCCGAGCATAAATCAGGCGTCGAGCATGTGATCGTTTGTAGTATGGGCGATATGTTAGGGTTCTTTAAGGGCACGCTAACCAACTTGGTCGTGCGCCATGTCAAGAAAATGGTCCCAGCTTATAATATTCCTAAGAGCATCCGCTTTAAGGAGGCACTGAATAAAGTTTCTGCTAGCCAATATCGCCGCCCTGATGTGGACTTAAGCGATGTGGCTTTGCTGCAATATACGGGTGGTACTACTGGGGTTGCCAAAGGCGCCATGCTGACTCATGGTAACTTAGCAGCCAACATGTTGCAGATCAGTGCCTTAATGAACAGCGCTTTTGAAGATGACGTCACTTCTGAAGACGTTATCCTTGCCGCCTTACCACTGTATCATGTGTTCTCCTTTACCGTTTGCGGTCTATACCCGATGTATCAGGGCTATAACAGCTTATTAATCCCGAACCCACGCGATTTAGAAGATTTGATTAAGCAAATTGATAAATATAAGCCAGCTTTCTTACCGGCCGTCAATACGCTGTTCAATGGTCTGGTACAACAAGAGTCCTTTAAGAAACTGGATTTCTCCCATCTAAAAGCCGCTATCGGTGGCGGTATGTCGGTCTTGCCGAGTGTGGCTAAAGAGTGGCATGAGATTACGGGATTGCCTATTGTCGAAGGGTATGGCTTGTCAGAAACCTCTCCAGTAGTTGCCTTTAACCCGATGACCATTGCCGAGTTTACTGGCAAAATTGGTATCCCTGCATCAAATACAGATGTCATCCTTATCGATGATGACGAAAATGAGATGCCTATTGGTGAGCGCGGTGAAATTTGTGTCAAAGGCCCGCAAGTAATGTTGGGGTATCAAAACCGTCCTGATGAAACCGATAAGACTTTTACCAAGAGCGGTTATCTGAAAACTGGTGACATTGGTATTATGGATGAAAAAGGCTTTATCAAAATTGTCGATCGCAAAAAAGATATGATTTTAGTATCGGGCTTTAACGTTTATCCCAACGAGATCGAAGAGGCGATGTCTGAGCATCCTAATGTGTTGGAATGTGGGGCTATTGGTATCCCTAGTGAGAGCCGCGGTGAAGACCCTAAAATCTTCGTCGTGAAAAAGGGCGAAGTGACCGAGAAAGAGCTGCTCGATTTCGGCAAAAAGAACCTCACCGGCTATAAACGCCCTCGTAGTGTGCAATTTGTAGATGAGTTACCCAAGTCTAACGTGGGTAAAATATTACGTAAAGAATTGCGTAAAATGGAAGGTTTAGAGTAA
- the rph gene encoding ribonuclease PH, translated as MRIDNRELNQLRPVTFERNYTKHAEGSVLVSFGDTKVLCTASVENGVPRWLKGQGKGWITAEYGMLPRATNTRNQREAARGKQSGRTQEIQRLIGRSLRAMVDLSKLGENTIYLDCDVIQADGGTRTASITGAAVAMIDALETLQKKKKLKADPLIGLVAAVSVGIKNGEVLLDLCYEEDASCDTDLNVVMTQKGEFIEIQGTAEEKPFTRAEADKMLDVAQAGIAELIAMQQTVLGW; from the coding sequence ATGCGTATAGATAACCGTGAGCTAAACCAACTTCGTCCCGTGACTTTTGAGCGGAATTACACCAAACATGCTGAAGGCTCCGTCCTAGTCAGCTTTGGCGATACCAAAGTATTGTGTACCGCCAGTGTCGAAAATGGCGTACCCCGTTGGCTCAAAGGTCAAGGTAAAGGTTGGATTACGGCAGAATACGGCATGTTGCCACGCGCGACGAATACGCGTAACCAACGTGAAGCCGCTCGCGGTAAGCAGTCCGGTCGTACGCAAGAAATTCAGCGTCTGATCGGCCGTAGTCTACGCGCTATGGTAGATTTATCGAAGTTGGGTGAAAACACTATCTATCTAGATTGTGATGTTATTCAAGCCGATGGTGGTACCCGTACAGCCAGTATTACCGGTGCTGCCGTTGCCATGATTGATGCGCTTGAGACTTTGCAGAAAAAGAAAAAGTTAAAAGCCGATCCGTTAATTGGTCTCGTTGCTGCGGTTTCTGTGGGCATTAAAAATGGCGAAGTGTTGTTAGACTTGTGCTACGAAGAAGATGCCAGTTGTGATACGGACCTAAACGTGGTTATGACGCAAAAAGGCGAGTTCATCGAGATTCAAGGCACTGCGGAAGAAAAACCCTTTACGCGTGCTGAAGCGGATAAAATGCTAGATGTGGCGCAAGCGGGTATTGCAGAATTAATTGCTATGCAGCAAACGGTTTTAGGCTGGTAG